Proteins from a single region of Pseudomonas phenolilytica:
- a CDS encoding CAP domain-containing protein, whose protein sequence is MRVLSSVLLFATLLFTGWAAAEEAQLVEAINAYRSEVQRCGSKASEELPPLTADTRLNLPAIGAGDLQQELARAAYPMMTVQAISLSGPRDAPAAMQALHESFCQVLLDPQFVDIGVSREGRDWRIVLARPLLDGRLGDWQAEGQKLLELINTARAQPRQCGSQSFAAAAPLGWNATLGGTAEAHSRAMANRNFFSHLSEDGRTPGDRAELAGYTGGVVGENIAAALPTPRRVLDGWLASPGHCANLMNPQYSEFGAAYAVDPQSDAAIYWTALFGAP, encoded by the coding sequence ATGCGTGTTCTTTCATCCGTCCTGCTGTTCGCCACGCTGCTGTTCACCGGCTGGGCGGCTGCCGAAGAAGCGCAGCTGGTCGAGGCGATCAATGCCTATCGCAGCGAGGTGCAGCGCTGCGGCAGCAAGGCCAGCGAGGAACTGCCGCCACTCACGGCTGACACACGCCTGAATCTGCCGGCCATCGGTGCGGGCGATCTGCAGCAGGAACTGGCGCGTGCGGCCTATCCGATGATGACGGTGCAAGCCATCAGCCTGTCCGGGCCGCGAGATGCGCCGGCGGCGATGCAGGCGCTGCACGAGAGCTTTTGCCAGGTGCTGCTCGATCCGCAGTTCGTCGATATCGGCGTCAGCCGCGAGGGCCGCGACTGGCGCATCGTGCTGGCGCGGCCGCTGCTCGACGGGCGTCTGGGCGACTGGCAGGCCGAAGGCCAGAAACTGCTGGAACTGATCAATACCGCGCGTGCGCAGCCGCGTCAGTGCGGCTCGCAATCCTTTGCCGCGGCGGCCCCACTTGGCTGGAACGCGACGCTCGGCGGCACGGCCGAAGCCCACAGTCGAGCAATGGCCAACCGTAATTTCTTCAGTCATCTGAGCGAGGACGGTCGCACGCCCGGCGACCGCGCCGAACTGGCCGGCTATACCGGCGGCGTGGTGGGCGAAAACATCGCTGCCGCACTGCCGACTCCGCGCCGGGTGCTCGACGGCTGGCTGGCCAGCCCCGGTCACTGCGCGAATCTGATGAACCCGCAGTACAGCGAATTCGGCGCGGCCTATGCGGTCGATCCACAGAGCGACGCGGCGATCTACTGGACGGCGCTGTTCGGCGCGCCGTAA
- a CDS encoding TfoX/Sxy family protein, which produces MLYVAEQIDLGSRLTYRKMFGEYALYLDEKVVAFVCDNSLFIKPSPAAATLAPDLPQAPPYPGAKDYPVADELLDDADELRRLVIETARLMPVPAPRKPRKKKPDAAT; this is translated from the coding sequence ATGCTGTACGTGGCCGAACAGATCGACCTGGGCAGCAGGCTGACGTACCGGAAGATGTTCGGCGAGTACGCGCTTTATCTGGATGAAAAGGTCGTCGCCTTCGTCTGCGACAACAGCCTGTTCATCAAGCCTTCGCCGGCGGCTGCAACGCTCGCCCCGGATCTGCCGCAAGCCCCGCCCTATCCCGGCGCCAAGGACTATCCGGTGGCCGACGAACTGCTGGACGATGCCGACGAGCTGCGCCGTCTCGTGATTGAAACGGCGCGGCTCATGCCGGTGCCAGCGCCACGCAAACCGAGGAAGAAGAAGCCAGACGCAGCGACATGA
- a CDS encoding ribonucleotide-diphosphate reductase subunit beta: MLSWDEFDEEETTTAAPATAAAQPASQTAAKLDNEAAGSVEEARAVAADDSDAIARAKRALDELDIREGLNELEGEAARVRVDEKRMINARADLNQLVPFKYDWAWQKYLDGCANHWMPQEVNMNADIALWKSKDGLSEDERRIVKRNLGFFSTADSLVANNLVLATYRLITNPECRQYILRQAFEEAIHTHAYQYCIESLGMDEGEIFNMYHEIPSVAKKASWGLKYTRSISDPTFQTGTPETDKQFLKNLIAYYCVLEGIFFYCGFTQILSMGRRNKMTGTAEQFQYILRDESMHLNFGIDMINQIKIENPHLWDAEMKDEATQMILQGTQLEIEYARDTMPRGVLGMNAAMMEDYLKFIANRRLTQIGLKEEYPGTTNPFPWMSEIMDLKKEKNFFETRVIEYQTGGALSWD, encoded by the coding sequence ATGCTGAGCTGGGACGAATTCGACGAAGAAGAAACCACCACCGCCGCGCCGGCCACTGCTGCCGCGCAGCCTGCGAGCCAGACCGCCGCCAAGCTGGACAACGAAGCCGCCGGTTCCGTGGAAGAAGCCCGCGCCGTTGCCGCTGACGACTCCGACGCCATCGCCCGCGCCAAGCGCGCGCTGGACGAGCTGGACATCCGCGAAGGCCTCAACGAACTGGAAGGCGAAGCCGCCCGCGTGCGCGTCGACGAGAAGCGCATGATCAACGCCCGTGCCGACCTCAACCAGCTCGTCCCCTTCAAGTACGACTGGGCCTGGCAGAAGTATCTGGATGGTTGCGCCAACCACTGGATGCCGCAGGAAGTGAACATGAACGCCGACATTGCCCTGTGGAAGAGCAAGGACGGCCTCAGCGAAGACGAGCGCCGCATCGTCAAGCGCAACCTCGGCTTCTTCTCCACCGCCGACAGCCTGGTCGCCAACAACCTCGTGCTGGCCACTTACCGCCTGATCACCAACCCCGAATGCCGCCAGTACATCCTGCGCCAGGCCTTCGAAGAGGCTATCCACACCCACGCCTACCAGTACTGCATCGAATCGCTGGGCATGGATGAAGGCGAGATCTTCAACATGTACCACGAGATCCCGAGCGTCGCGAAAAAGGCCAGCTGGGGCCTCAAGTACACCCGCTCCATCTCCGACCCGACCTTCCAGACCGGCACCCCGGAGACCGACAAGCAGTTCCTGAAGAACCTCATCGCCTACTACTGCGTACTGGAAGGCATCTTCTTCTACTGCGGCTTCACCCAGATCCTCTCCATGGGCCGCCGCAACAAGATGACCGGCACCGCCGAGCAGTTCCAGTACATCCTGCGTGACGAGTCCATGCACCTGAACTTTGGCATCGACATGATCAACCAGATCAAGATCGAGAACCCGCACCTGTGGGACGCCGAGATGAAGGACGAAGCGACCCAGATGATCCTCCAGGGCACCCAACTGGAAATCGAGTACGCCCGCGACACCATGCCCCGTGGCGTGCTCGGCATGAACGCCGCAATGATGGAGGACTACCTCAAGTTCATCGCCAACCGCCGTCTGACGCAGATCGGGCTGAAGGAAGAGTATCCGGGCACCACCAACCCGTTCCCGTGGATGAGCGAGATCATGGATCTGAAGAAGGAGAAAAACTTCTTTGAGACGCGGGTTATTGAGTATCAGACGGGTGGGGCGTTGAGCTGGGATTGA
- the gcvA gene encoding transcriptional regulator GcvA, with protein sequence MAHRWLPSLSALRAFEAAARHESAKQAAEELSVTATAISHQIRSLEESLGVALFLRKPRKLELTAQGRELQQTLETAFDSISATVERLSAKPCRQAVTLSTTPAIAVRWLVPWVCLLRDSHPDIDLRFHTSHEPVALDGVTADIAIRYGDGRWPGLVAEKLFDNTFVPVCSPHLGLHSAADLPKHSLIHFRAQAAVSSPRDWAAWQKLANVPGLDVSAGLVFSDETHAISAAIGAQGVALMSRQLIEDELREGRLVQPFGPEMEGKPFHLVYPESRRDDPTVRAVREWVIAVPGGLYELTG encoded by the coding sequence ATGGCGCACCGTTGGTTACCCTCGCTTTCCGCCTTGCGCGCCTTCGAAGCGGCTGCCCGCCACGAGAGCGCCAAGCAGGCCGCCGAGGAGCTGTCCGTCACCGCCACGGCGATCAGCCACCAGATTCGTTCGCTGGAGGAATCCCTCGGCGTGGCGCTGTTTCTGCGTAAACCGCGCAAGCTGGAGCTGACCGCCCAAGGCCGCGAGCTGCAACAGACGCTGGAAACCGCGTTCGACAGTATCAGTGCCACGGTCGAACGCCTCAGCGCGAAGCCCTGCCGCCAGGCGGTCACCCTCAGCACCACACCGGCCATCGCGGTGCGCTGGCTGGTGCCCTGGGTCTGCCTGCTACGCGATTCCCATCCGGATATCGATCTGCGTTTCCACACCTCCCATGAGCCAGTGGCGCTGGATGGCGTCACGGCGGATATCGCCATCCGCTACGGCGACGGCCGCTGGCCGGGGCTGGTGGCGGAGAAGCTGTTCGACAACACCTTCGTCCCGGTCTGCAGCCCGCACCTTGGTTTGCATTCTGCGGCGGACCTGCCCAAGCACTCGTTGATCCACTTCCGCGCGCAAGCCGCCGTTTCGTCTCCGCGCGATTGGGCGGCGTGGCAGAAGCTCGCCAACGTGCCGGGTCTGGACGTCAGCGCCGGGCTGGTCTTCTCCGACGAGACCCACGCCATCTCCGCCGCCATCGGCGCGCAGGGTGTGGCGCTGATGAGCCGGCAGTTGATCGAGGACGAACTGAGGGAAGGGCGGCTGGTGCAACCGTTCGGGCCGGAAATGGAGGGCAAGCCGTTTCATCTCGTGTACCCGGAGAGCCGCCGGGATGACCCGACCGTTCGGGCGGTGAGGGAGTGGGTGATAGCTGTGCCGGGTGGGTTGTATGAGCTGACTGGCTGA
- a CDS encoding class I SAM-dependent DNA methyltransferase: protein MPGDALYTDLSGYYDLMCADIDYGAQSHCVQRLQQLFGNAGNRHLDLACGTGPHVRHFIDAGYQSSGLDINQPMLDRAAIRCPEARFSLQDMCGFSLDQPTDLITCFLYSIHYSGTLERLKRCIASVHDALAVGGLFCFNAVDKRQIDNASFVSHSTRHAEGLFSFSSGWHYPGDGERQALKLRIERTVEGKSQVWHDEHAMVALSFAELIELLQPYFEVHVLEHDYEKLLLWNEASGNAIFACVKI, encoded by the coding sequence ATGCCCGGCGATGCCCTCTATACCGACTTGTCGGGTTACTACGATCTCATGTGCGCGGATATCGACTACGGCGCGCAAAGCCACTGTGTTCAGCGTCTGCAGCAGCTGTTCGGCAATGCCGGCAACAGGCATCTGGATCTCGCTTGCGGAACCGGGCCACACGTGCGCCATTTCATCGATGCCGGCTACCAGAGCAGCGGTCTGGACATCAACCAGCCGATGCTGGACCGGGCGGCTATTCGTTGTCCCGAAGCCCGCTTCTCGTTGCAGGACATGTGTGGCTTTTCGTTGGACCAGCCAACCGACCTGATCACCTGCTTCCTCTATTCCATCCATTACAGTGGCACGCTCGAACGGCTCAAGCGCTGTATTGCCAGCGTGCATGACGCCCTCGCGGTCGGTGGATTGTTCTGCTTCAACGCCGTGGACAAGCGTCAGATCGACAACGCTTCGTTCGTCTCCCACAGCACGCGGCATGCGGAAGGCCTGTTCAGCTTCAGCTCCGGCTGGCATTACCCCGGCGACGGCGAGCGGCAGGCGTTGAAGCTGCGCATCGAGAGAACCGTCGAAGGAAAAAGTCAGGTCTGGCATGACGAGCACGCGATGGTGGCGCTGAGCTTCGCCGAGTTGATCGAACTGCTGCAGCCGTATTTCGAGGTGCATGTGCTCGAGCATGACTACGAGAAGCTCTTGCTCTGGAACGAGGCTTCAGGCAACGCGATTTTTGCCTGCGTGAAGATCTGA
- the bla gene encoding class A beta-lactamase, with the protein MKVLTRRQFSLLGGALLLGGALDRGDRAWAIERRGEDLTHRFAALEKQLQARLGVAIIDSQSGRQWLHRADERFPLCSTFKLLAGAAVLRRVDAGADSLQTRIRYTADDLVTYSPVTEQHVDDGMTLAALCEAAITLSDNTAGNLLLRHLGGPGAIGDFARTLGDRFTRLDRWETELNEARPGDPRDTTTPAAMAANLQRLVLGDSLSAASRDQLIAWMLASQTGAAKLRAGLPPTWRLGDKTGSGERGTTNEIAVIWPPQRQPVIACVYLTQTRASAEERNAALAAIGRALAETLVA; encoded by the coding sequence GTGAAGGTACTGACACGGCGACAGTTTTCCTTGCTGGGGGGTGCGCTGCTGCTCGGCGGCGCGCTGGATCGTGGCGACCGGGCGTGGGCCATCGAGCGTCGCGGCGAAGACCTGACGCACCGATTCGCCGCGCTGGAAAAGCAGCTGCAGGCGCGCCTGGGCGTGGCGATCATCGACAGCCAGTCCGGCCGGCAATGGCTGCACCGTGCCGATGAACGCTTCCCGTTGTGCAGCACCTTCAAGCTGCTGGCGGGCGCGGCGGTGCTGCGGCGAGTCGATGCCGGCGCGGATTCGCTGCAGACGCGCATCCGCTACACCGCGGACGATCTGGTGACCTACTCGCCAGTCACCGAGCAGCATGTCGACGATGGCATGACGCTCGCCGCGCTCTGCGAGGCCGCCATCACCCTGAGCGACAATACGGCGGGCAACCTGCTGCTGCGTCACCTCGGCGGGCCGGGCGCGATCGGCGATTTCGCTCGTACGCTCGGCGACCGCTTCACCCGTCTGGATCGTTGGGAAACCGAGCTGAACGAGGCACGCCCTGGCGATCCGCGCGACACCACCACGCCGGCGGCGATGGCCGCGAATCTGCAACGGCTGGTGCTGGGTGACAGCCTGTCGGCGGCCTCGCGCGACCAGCTCATCGCCTGGATGCTCGCCAGCCAGACCGGTGCGGCCAAGCTGCGCGCCGGCCTGCCGCCAACCTGGCGCCTCGGCGACAAGACCGGCTCGGGCGAGCGCGGCACGACCAACGAGATCGCGGTGATCTGGCCGCCGCAGCGCCAGCCGGTGATTGCCTGCGTCTACCTCACGCAGACGCGGGCCAGCGCCGAGGAGCGCAACGCCGCGCTGGCGGCGATCGGTCGGGCGCTGGCCGAGACGCTCGTGGCCTGA
- a CDS encoding peptidase U32 family protein: MSLPKHHLELLAPARDVTIAREAILHGADAVYIGGPSFGARHNAENSVADIAELVKFAHLFHARVFVTLNTILHDDELEAARALIQQLYEIGVDALIVQDMGIMELDIPPIEIHASTQTDIRTLERAKFLDKAGFSQLVLARELNLQEIRAIYDEVDSTLEFFIHGALCVAFSGQCNISHAQTGRSANRGDCSQACRLPYTLKDDQGRVVAFEKHLLSMKDNNQSANLSALVDAGVRSFKIEGRYKDVSYVKNITAYYRQRLDGILAERPDLARASSGRTDHFFVPDPDKTFHRGSTDYFVTDRKIDIGAFDSPTFTGLAVGEVLKVGKHDLTVQTREPLSNGDGLNVLIKREVVGFRASVVEPLKQFEEDGQSRYEYRVEPNEMPAALRQVRPNHPLNRNLDHNWQNALLKTSAERRVGVRWLAKLRADALELHVTSEEGAYATATLPGPFGEAKKPEQVPGQIADLLSQLGTTIYHVEAVGVDAPQAFFIPNSQLKALRREAIEALTAARETIRPRGGRKPVSVPPPVYPESHLSFLYNVYNEKARAFYHRYGVQLIDAAYEAHEETGEVPVMITKHCLRFSFNLCPKQAKGVTGVRTKVAPMQLVHGDEVLTLKFDCKPCEMHVIGKMKGHILDLPLPGSAASIVGQISPEDLLKTIKAKPQA; this comes from the coding sequence ATGTCATTGCCCAAACACCACCTCGAACTGCTCGCCCCCGCGCGCGACGTCACCATCGCCCGCGAGGCCATCCTGCATGGCGCCGATGCCGTCTATATCGGCGGCCCGAGCTTCGGTGCGCGGCACAACGCCGAGAACAGCGTGGCGGACATTGCCGAACTGGTGAAATTCGCCCATCTGTTTCATGCGCGGGTGTTCGTCACGCTGAACACCATCCTGCACGACGACGAGCTGGAAGCCGCGCGCGCGCTGATCCAGCAGCTGTACGAGATCGGCGTCGACGCGCTGATCGTGCAAGACATGGGCATCATGGAGCTGGATATCCCGCCCATCGAGATCCATGCCAGCACCCAGACCGATATTCGCACCCTGGAACGGGCCAAGTTCCTCGACAAGGCTGGCTTCTCGCAGCTAGTTCTCGCCCGTGAGCTGAACCTGCAGGAAATCCGCGCGATCTACGACGAAGTGGATTCGACCCTGGAGTTCTTCATCCACGGCGCGCTGTGCGTGGCGTTTTCCGGGCAGTGCAATATCAGCCACGCGCAGACCGGGCGCAGCGCCAACCGCGGCGACTGCTCCCAGGCCTGTCGCCTGCCCTACACGCTGAAGGACGATCAGGGCCGCGTGGTGGCCTTCGAGAAGCACCTGCTGTCGATGAAGGACAACAACCAGAGCGCCAACCTGAGCGCGCTGGTGGATGCTGGCGTGCGTTCGTTCAAGATCGAGGGGCGCTACAAGGATGTGAGCTACGTGAAGAACATCACCGCTTACTACCGCCAGCGCCTGGATGGCATTCTTGCCGAGCGCCCGGACCTGGCCCGCGCCTCCAGTGGCCGCACCGATCACTTTTTCGTCCCGGACCCGGACAAGACGTTCCACCGCGGCAGCACCGACTACTTCGTCACCGATCGCAAGATCGACATCGGCGCCTTCGACTCGCCGACCTTCACCGGCCTCGCCGTGGGTGAAGTGCTCAAGGTCGGCAAGCATGACCTGACCGTGCAGACCCGCGAGCCGCTGTCCAACGGCGACGGCCTTAATGTGCTGATCAAACGCGAGGTGGTGGGCTTCCGCGCCAGCGTGGTCGAGCCGCTGAAGCAGTTCGAGGAGGACGGTCAGTCGCGCTACGAGTACCGCGTCGAACCCAACGAAATGCCCGCCGCGCTGCGCCAGGTGCGCCCGAACCATCCGCTCAACCGCAACCTGGACCACAACTGGCAAAATGCGCTGCTCAAGACCTCCGCCGAGCGCCGCGTCGGCGTACGCTGGCTGGCAAAATTGCGCGCCGATGCGCTGGAGCTGCACGTCACCAGCGAGGAAGGCGCCTATGCCACGGCCACCCTGCCCGGCCCCTTCGGCGAAGCGAAGAAGCCCGAGCAGGTCCCCGGCCAGATCGCCGATCTGCTGAGCCAGCTCGGCACCACCATCTACCACGTGGAAGCAGTCGGGGTGGATGCGCCGCAGGCGTTCTTCATCCCCAACTCGCAACTCAAGGCGCTGCGCCGCGAAGCCATCGAGGCACTGACCGCAGCGCGCGAAACCATCCGCCCGCGCGGCGGGCGCAAGCCGGTCAGCGTGCCGCCGCCGGTCTATCCCGAGTCGCACCTATCGTTTCTCTACAACGTCTACAACGAGAAGGCCCGCGCCTTCTATCACCGCTACGGCGTGCAGCTGATCGACGCGGCCTACGAGGCCCACGAGGAGACCGGCGAGGTGCCGGTGATGATCACCAAGCACTGCCTGCGCTTCTCCTTCAACCTTTGCCCGAAGCAGGCCAAGGGCGTCACCGGGGTGCGCACCAAGGTCGCGCCGATGCAACTGGTGCACGGCGACGAGGTGCTGACGCTGAAGTTCGACTGCAAGCCCTGCGAGATGCACGTGATCGGCAAGATGAAGGGCCACATCCTCGACCTGCCGTTGCCGGGCAGCGCGGCGAGCATCGTCGGGCAGATCAGCCCCGAAGACCTGCTCAAGACCATCAAGGCCAAGCCGCAGGCCTGA
- a CDS encoding ion transporter, with product MKQRAVTPFQIFILVLSFYVLGALVADLFFKLPPDISTLLGYLDTIVCFFFFLDFCMRFQQAENKWRFMRWGWIDLLASVPASGLQAAKLVRAFQILRILRALKSLQLIWRVLFRNRAEGIVVSAATATLLLVAFGAITMLLVEAPNPQSSINTPEEALWWAFVTVTTVGYGDFYPVTTAGRIVAVLLMVSGVGLFGSFAAYIGSLFVADQNEEEEKRDADDRELMHRLLAQVDSLNQEVKSLRAELQRGRLAERTGEAGADTPMATTPEPTRRA from the coding sequence ATGAAGCAACGCGCCGTAACGCCCTTCCAGATCTTCATCCTCGTGCTGTCGTTCTACGTGCTGGGTGCGCTGGTAGCCGACCTGTTCTTCAAGCTGCCGCCCGATATCTCGACACTGCTGGGCTATCTGGACACCATCGTCTGCTTCTTTTTCTTCCTCGACTTCTGCATGCGCTTTCAGCAGGCCGAGAACAAGTGGCGCTTCATGCGCTGGGGCTGGATCGATCTGCTCGCCAGCGTGCCGGCCAGCGGCTTGCAGGCGGCCAAGCTGGTGCGTGCGTTCCAGATTCTGCGCATCCTGCGCGCGCTGAAGTCGCTGCAGCTGATCTGGCGCGTGCTGTTTCGCAACCGCGCCGAGGGCATCGTCGTCTCGGCGGCAACGGCGACCCTCCTGCTGGTGGCCTTCGGCGCGATCACCATGCTGCTGGTGGAGGCACCGAATCCGCAGAGCTCGATCAACACCCCGGAGGAGGCGCTGTGGTGGGCCTTCGTCACGGTAACGACGGTCGGTTATGGCGATTTCTATCCGGTAACCACTGCCGGACGCATCGTCGCGGTATTGCTGATGGTTTCCGGCGTAGGCCTGTTCGGCAGTTTCGCCGCCTACATCGGCTCGCTGTTCGTCGCCGACCAGAACGAGGAAGAAGAAAAGCGCGACGCCGACGACCGCGAGCTGATGCATCGGCTGCTGGCACAGGTGGACAGCCTCAATCAGGAGGTGAAGAGTCTGCGCGCCGAACTGCAACGTGGACGGCTCGCCGAGCGTACGGGCGAAGCTGGCGCCGATACGCCGATGGCCACCACGCCGGAGCCGACGCGCAGGGCGTGA
- a CDS encoding zinc ribbon domain-containing protein: MPTYDYRCEANGQVYEVRHAMALRPKTWGELREACALAEDVTIADDAPVTKLMSAAGVVNSRVLKNPEAPACARGGCAGNCR; the protein is encoded by the coding sequence ATGCCGACTTATGACTATCGCTGCGAAGCCAATGGCCAGGTTTACGAGGTCCGCCATGCGATGGCGCTGCGCCCCAAGACCTGGGGTGAATTGCGAGAGGCCTGTGCGCTGGCCGAAGACGTGACGATTGCGGACGATGCGCCGGTGACCAAGCTGATGAGTGCCGCCGGGGTGGTGAATAGCCGGGTGTTGAAGAACCCCGAAGCACCGGCCTGCGCACGCGGAGGCTGCGCCGGCAACTGCCGTTGA
- a CDS encoding GNAT family N-acetyltransferase, with protein MFTLTHLDTPPPEALKSQVLQLVVDYLGDISPVSLTPSNPLYQLYQYVVGFEVHRYLDSMDGAQAGKPELIMALDADDPAILLGFALYLPYVDDPEACALAYLAVDAGHRRQGIGRAMVAAMVARYPHAEVACVAGKAPYFEALGFMPLAARGPQVVLNTRSQASPGVVAVQDLAPIFQSKEVRQIHSYLMKQHGEKAMSNAEKQRDRLLDQLTKQADHLIETFTAARRLH; from the coding sequence ATGTTCACCCTCACCCACCTCGACACCCCGCCGCCGGAAGCGCTGAAAAGCCAGGTGCTGCAGCTGGTGGTGGACTACCTCGGCGACATCAGCCCCGTCTCGCTCACGCCGAGCAACCCGCTGTATCAGCTGTACCAGTACGTGGTGGGCTTCGAGGTGCATCGCTACCTGGACAGCATGGACGGCGCCCAGGCGGGCAAGCCCGAGCTGATCATGGCGCTGGATGCCGACGACCCGGCAATCCTGCTCGGTTTCGCGCTGTACCTGCCGTACGTGGACGACCCCGAGGCATGTGCGCTGGCCTATCTGGCGGTTGATGCCGGCCATCGTCGTCAGGGCATCGGCCGGGCCATGGTCGCGGCGATGGTGGCGCGCTATCCGCACGCCGAAGTAGCGTGCGTGGCGGGCAAGGCGCCGTACTTCGAGGCGCTGGGCTTCATGCCTTTGGCGGCGCGTGGCCCGCAGGTGGTGCTGAACACCCGCAGCCAGGCATCCCCCGGCGTGGTGGCCGTGCAGGATCTGGCACCGATCTTCCAATCGAAGGAGGTACGGCAGATTCACAGCTACCTGATGAAACAGCACGGCGAAAAAGCCATGAGCAATGCGGAAAAGCAGCGGGATCGGCTGCTGGATCAGCTGACCAAGCAGGCCGACCACCTGATCGAAACGTTCACCGCAGCCCGGCGTCTGCACTGA
- a CDS encoding FMN-dependent NADH-azoreductase, with protein sequence MTHLLHLDASARPGLAGKDEHGSHSRNLSQRFVSQWLARRPQDDVTYRDIGQTPPSFVSHDWIASAFTPEERREPWMNDVLAESDRLVDELLAADVLVIGTPLYNFGMPAALKAWIDQVVRLNRTVGMDESNPLDPYVPMLADRERHAVILTARGGIGFNPGEALAHMNHLEPNLATALGFIGITRLHQIAIEGQEIGGELLASSVAEALRRVDALVTRLQATVTAPAPRAQQRQAEPDPV encoded by the coding sequence ATGACGCACCTTCTGCACCTCGATGCCAGCGCCCGCCCCGGCCTCGCCGGCAAGGACGAGCACGGCTCCCATAGCCGCAACCTCAGCCAGCGCTTCGTCAGCCAATGGCTGGCCCGTCGCCCGCAGGATGACGTGACCTACCGGGACATCGGCCAGACCCCGCCTTCCTTCGTCAGCCATGACTGGATCGCCTCGGCCTTCACGCCAGAGGAGCGCCGGGAGCCGTGGATGAATGACGTGCTGGCCGAAAGCGACAGGCTGGTGGACGAACTGCTGGCCGCCGATGTGCTGGTCATCGGCACGCCGCTCTACAACTTCGGCATGCCGGCGGCGCTCAAGGCCTGGATCGATCAGGTGGTGCGCCTGAACCGCACGGTCGGCATGGACGAGAGCAATCCGCTCGATCCCTACGTGCCCATGCTGGCGGATCGGGAGCGGCACGCGGTCATCCTTACCGCCCGTGGCGGCATCGGTTTCAACCCGGGCGAGGCGCTGGCGCACATGAACCATCTGGAGCCGAACCTGGCGACGGCGCTCGGTTTTATTGGGATCACCCGCCTCCATCAGATCGCCATCGAAGGCCAGGAAATCGGTGGCGAGCTGCTGGCCAGTTCGGTGGCCGAAGCGCTGCGTCGGGTCGATGCGCTGGTGACGCGGCTGCAGGCAACTGTGACAGCACCCGCTCCCCGCGCGCAGCAGAGGCAGGCCGAGCCCGATCCGGTGTAA